The Neovison vison isolate M4711 chromosome 13, ASM_NN_V1, whole genome shotgun sequence genome includes a region encoding these proteins:
- the SH2D7 gene encoding LOW QUALITY PROTEIN: SH2 domain-containing protein 7 (The sequence of the model RefSeq protein was modified relative to this genomic sequence to represent the inferred CDS: deleted 1 base in 1 codon; substituted 1 base at 1 genomic stop codon) produces MEGSPKQPCLQRGPREVGDSQALARLQELALTWFTETQAPFILQDGTLPPWFHGFITRKQTEQLLGDKALGSFLIRLSDRATGYILSYRGSDRCRHFVINQQRDRRYLVSGDTHSHGTLADLVRHYQEVQLEPFGETLSAACPRPEDNDLYDAITLGLHHTHLGPDNPAVTASPAAVLDEAASPCPCPKPQVSFLQTKKSQDASSCSFSEEGGVVVPGKVPPLPERGASLLDESFGSPNNSIYSDPRKLNQAQLGLGPEASGRPRPAPGGSQPSSPGKESLKRLSAGGQNRPDGLGPAFSGVSPEQGPTGPPTARGHLLPPTSEALGSSATPWSQASPKLSHRAQPGSQGASADTYQLLQTEGPLSEPGDEPDQEGSAYAEVPVRWGGSPRPPCPGTSPPTSRPPGSTDHGYKRLSGAPELPEPGNTYEQIPAARSKETGRTHKVGATGGWGGCQRRLVRGISGLHVRAGRVTAAAPRGPGFSRSNMCLEVVGGAVAQLECKVWSSRPFXGLSLQTKSPGVLQATCARPSLWPRRPQPRGSGEAASLAGLPETTSQTLRSLLIFLQQLDPGPPSLPLYNCLRPQGKARRTPPLRTQPRDSLAELSNRGFLL; encoded by the exons ATGGAGGGCAGTCCGAAGCAGCCGTGCCTGCAGAGGGGGCCCCGGGAGGTGGGGGACAGCCAGGCCCTCGCCAGGCTGCAGGAACTAGCCCTGACATGGTTCACGGAGACACAGGCACCCTTCATCCTGCAGGATGGAACCCTGCCCCCCTGGTTTCACGGATTCATCACCCGCAA GCAGACGGAGCAGCTGCTTGGGGACAAAGCTCTCGGCTCCTTCCTCATCCGCCTCAGCGACCGGGCTACTGGCTACATCTTGTCCTACAG GGGCAGCGACCGCTGTCGGCACTTCGTCATCAACCAGCAGCGGGACCGGCGCTACCTGGTCTCGGGGGACACGCACAGCCACGGCACCCTGGCCGACCTCGTACGCCATTACCAGGAGGTGCAGCTGGAGCCCTTTGGGGAGACCCTGTCTGCTGCCTGCCCGCGG CCGGAGGACAATGATCTATATGATGCTATCACCCTGGGCCTCCACCACACCCATCTGGGCCCGGACAACCCAGCCGTCACAGCTTCGCCAGCAGCGGTCCTGGACGAGgctgccagcccctgcccctgccccaagcCACAGGTCTCCTTCCTCCAAACCAAGAAGAGCCAGGATGCAAGTTCCTGCAGCTTCTCGGAGGAGGGGGGCGTGGTG GTCCCCGGGAAGGTGCCTCCCCTCCCTGAGAGGGGTGCCTCCCTTCTGGATGAGTCCTTTGGAAGCCCCAACAACAGTATCTACTCAGACCCGAGGAAGCTGAACCAGGCGCAGCTAGGCCTGGGCCCAGAGGCGTCCGGCAGACCCAGGCCAGCTCCAGGGGGCAGCCAGCCCAGCTCCCCAGGCAAGGAGTCCCTCAAGAGACTCTCGGCTGGAGGTCAGAACAGGCCTGATGGCCTGGGGCCTGCCTTCTCTGGGGTGAGTCCTGAGCAGGGTCCCACAGGGCCTCCCACAGCCCGGGGCCACCTTCTGCCCCCCACTTCTGAGGCCCTGGGATCCTCCGCCACTCCCTGGAGCCAGGCATCTCCAAAGCTGAGCCACAGGGCTCAGCCAGGCTCCCAGGGCGCTTCTGCAGACACTTATCAGCTCCTGCAGACAGAAGGTCCCCTGTCGGAGCCCGGGGACGAGCCAGACCAAGAAGGCAGTGCCTATGCGGAGGTCCCAGTGCGCTGGGGGGGCTCACCCAGGCCCCCATGTCCCGGGACCAGTCCTCCAACTAGCAGGCCACCAGGATCCACAGACCATGGCTACAAGAGGCTCTCAGGGGCCCCAGAGCTCCCTGAGCCCGGGAACACCTATGAACAAATCCCAGCAGCCAGGAGCAAGGAGACTGGACGGACACACAAGGTGGGCGCCACAGGGGGGTGGGGCGGCTGCCAGCGCCGGCTGGTGAGAGGGATCAGTGGCCTTCATGTACGAGCAGGTCGGGTCACTGCGGCTGCTCCGAGGGGCCCAGGATTTTCTAGAAGTAACATGTGCTTGGAGGTGGTGGGAGGGGCTGTGGCTCAGCTTGAATGTAAGGTGTGGTCTTCTAGGCCCTTCTGAGGGCTTTCTCTGCAGACCAAGAGTCCTGGCGTCCTCCAAGCCACTTGTGCCAGACCCTCACTGtggcccaggcgcccccagccacGTGGCTCCGGGGAGGCAGCTTCCCTGGCAGGCCTTCCTGAGACTACGTCCCAAACACTGCGGTCACTGCTCATTTTCCTTCAGCAACTCGACCCAGgacctccctctcttcctctatacAATTGTCTA AGGCCCCAGGGCAAGGCTAGACGTACTCCCCCGCTCAGGACGCAGCCCAGAGACAGCCTGGCAGAGCTGTCAAATAGAGGGTTTCTGCTCTGA
- the CIB2 gene encoding calcium and integrin-binding family member 2 isoform X2: MDYRKSPVVHVPMSLIIQMPELRENPFKERIVEAFSEDGEGNLTFNDFVDMFSVLCESAPRELKANYAFKIYDFNTDNFICKEDLERTLARLTKSELDEDEVVLVCDKVIEEADLDGDGKLGFADFEDMIAKAPDFLSTFHIRI; the protein is encoded by the exons ATGGACTACAGGAAGAGCCCCGTGGTCCACGTGCCCATGAGCCTCATCATCCAGATGCCGGAGCTCCGG GAGAACCCCTTCAAGGAAAGGATCGTGGAGGCTTTTTCTGAGGACGGCGAGGGGAACCTCACCTTCAACGACTTTGTGGACATGTTCTCTGTGCTGTGCGAGTCAGCTCCACGGGAGCTCAAGGCTAACTACGCCTTCAAGATCTACG ACTTCAACACGGACAACTTCATCTGTAAGGAGGACCTGGAGCGCACGCTGGCGCGGCTCACCAAGTCAGAGCTGGACGAGGACGAGGTAGTGCTCGTGTGTGACAAGGTCATCGAGGAGGCCGACCTGGACGGCGACGGCAAGCTGGGCTTCGCGGACTTTGAGGACATGATTGCCAAGGCTCCCGACTTCCTCAG CACCTTTCACATCCGGATCTGA